The genomic interval GCAGGGCATGGAGTTCTCATTGAATATTTCCTTCCATACAAGCTCTCTCAGCTCACAGATTTATAGCTGGTGGCAGGAGTTGTCACAGCCTGGAGCAGACCTGTCAGGAACAGGCTTTGGTCTGCGCTCTGCCTGATTCAGGGGAGTTCCTGTGGATGGCTCTGCTGAGAGCCCGAGGCCCCTGcgtgcagcagctgctgcctgtgtatctgcagcagctggagcatgGCTCATGCAGCTCCACTTGCTGCAATTCAGCCTCGGGCTGTTTCCCTGATCAAGGGTTTCCTCCTTTCACCATCTGTAGCCAGCATGGCTGGTCAGTTGGGCTGCTCGACTCGTGGCAGGTGTGCAGCCACCCCCAGGGCTGCCCCCACCCTGGGTCAGACAGGCAAGATCACATTCTGGTGGCAGCAGATCTCACTGGGGTCTGGGCGGCAGCTGAGCATCTCACCACCGGGGCTCGTCCCCACTGCCGGGACTTTGCTGTCCTGCAACCAGGATCAGTAGGGTGGACACCAGCTTCCCCTCCTCTTGCGTcaacagctctgcagggctgtcCCAGTGTCAATTACAGTGACAGAGCAGCACTGGAGAGAAACAGATTGCCAGGTGAACTCAGGCTGTGGTAAAGATCAGAAGGTGAAGTCCCTGTTACCTCCTGTGTGACAAGCTGTGGCAGCCAGAGGAAGAGCTGTTGGCAGAGGTTTTCCTGGGGTCGGCTGCTCCACAGAGCCGTTTTCTTTCAGCCACATGGTGTGGCCTGTTCCTTAGAGAAGCCCCAGCCACACGCTGTTTTGGAGCCAAATGTGCTTtctgggagggaggggaaatcTGGAGAAACTTCACCTTCCACTGCTGGAGGGGAGATGGGAGCCCCTGCCCTCTGCCACCAACCCACAGCCGACGTGAAGGCTCCCGGCCgaggaggagggcagggagcACTGCACGGAGCACTGCAGGGTGCGTGCGCTGCTGCCAGGCTCTGCGCTCGTGCGCTCGTGCTGGGCATGgccctggcactgctgcctgcagaggGTGTGAGTACTTCTGCGCGCTGCTCTCTCCCCACAGGTGTTTATGGAgcggggcagcaggagccccAGGCGCGCTCCCACCTCGGAGCTGTACGACATTTGCCTGGTGCAGACCGACCTGCTGGAGGCCATTGCTGACCAGGACTATTTCCTGCGCTGTGTGAGGAGGTGCGAGGAGAACTACGACCGCTACCTGGCCTGCACGGAGGAGGACACGCTGAGCCAGCAGTGGGATGGATAGCGATGCCACCTCGCAGGGTTGAGGGGCTCTGGATTGGGATACCTCTTGCTTCCTGCTGCATGCAGGCAAAgtcctgtgctgggctgctgcttcgAGCTGTCCCCTCTCCGATGTGTGATGTGCCCACCCAGTCCTGCCAGGAACCTCCATGCCCAAGCACCATGGGAGCTTGTATGACTGGATCCCTGGAGGAAACAGCTTTCCTTTCCTCATTAGTGCTGTGGGGAGCTGGCTGCCTGCCTGGCAGGGCAGGAGCCACACTAGTGTTCACACCTCCCTTCCTGCTCCCGTACCGGTGGCCGATGCAGAGTGGGTGCTGGGGTAAGCGCAGTGTTACCGGCGGCACATCCAGGCACTGATTGCACTGCGGTGTTGTCCTTGGCAGAGCTAGCGATGCCATATCACTTCTGCCTGTTTTTAAAGCAGACCTTTCTAGCTTGTTTCTGGTGTGTGTTTCCTGCCTGCCCTTGGCTCTGCCCATGCTGGTGGCTGGCAAAGGTGACAGTAGTGGGTTCGGACCCGTGAGCACCTTCCTAACGCTGCTGAGACACCGCAGCGTGGTTGTGCTCAGAGTGGGGCTGAGCTCACATCCTGTCCCCGGCAGCCCCACAGGGAAGACGAGCAGAGGCCGCTCTTAGGAGCGGGAGGGTGGCTTGCGAGCCCAGTGCTGGGGTGGCACCAGCAGCGTGCAGCTGGGGAGTGCACAGTGCACGGCCGGGGAACGGGGAGTCTCTCCGGCTCTTCTCCCGTGGCGGGATAACCGGGGTAGGGGCACGGCGGGTCGGCAGCAGCACCGAGGGGCCCCGGGAGGGCCGGGCGGAGGGGAGGGGGGCccggcgggggggccggggcgggctcGGCGCCGCCCCCACCAGCAGCGGGCGGGCCCGGCGCGGGCGGCGGCGTGAAGCGGCGAGGAGAGCAGCGGAGCGGGCGGAGAGGTGAGCGCGGCCGCGGTCCCTGCCCCGCTCCCGGTagcggggcggcgcggggagCCCCGGAGCGGCGGTCCGGGGGATGCGGGGGGGAGCCCGGGGAGAGCCGGTGAGTGCGGACGGTGCACCGGGCGGTGCGGGCTGCGGGTGGGAGCCACTGGGAGTGAGGTCGGTGTGCCGGGAGCCTCGGGGAGCAGAAGCCTCCGGGGGATACGGGCCATGCGCTGGGAGGCCCGAGGGGTGCGGGCAGAGAGTCCCGAGGAGCGGGAGTCCCGGTGGGTGCAGGCTGTGCACCGGGAGCCCCAGGAAGCAGGAGCCCGGGTGCAGGAACCTCGGGGAGCAGGGTCCCTGGTAAGCATGGGCAGAGAGCCCTGGGAAGCTGGAGACCTGGTGGGTGCGGGTGGGGAGCCCTGAGGAGCAGGAGCCTGGGTGGGTGCAGGTTGGGAGCCCCAGGGAGGTGGGTACAGGTGGGAACCCCTGGGGTGGTGGGTAAAGGTGGGTGCAGGTGGGGAGCCCCGAGGAGCAGGAGCCCAGGTGGGTGCAGGTGGGGAGCTGCGTGGAACTGTCACACCACCAAGGGGGGCTGGCtcactggggctggggggagtgGTGGGTGACTGGGCGCTGACTTGGGTGCTCTCCCCACAGGAGGcggtgggcagagctgggccagCACCGAGCCGTGCCGGATGGGTGACACAGCAGGCCCAGGGCCCGGGGACACCTGGGGTGGCTGAGCCGGCCCATGGCGGCAGGCGCGGGTGCCTTTGCATGGGCTGCCTTCCCTGCCATGCCCACGCGGCGTGTGTACTGCAGCGCTGTGCACCGCGACGGGCAGCTCTTCGTGCTGGGCGGCTGTGGGGGCGGTGGGCGAGCCCTGGGTGCCGCCGAGGTGCTCGACATCACAGCCCAGCGCTGGACCACGCTCCCACCGCTGCCCACGCCACGGGCCGGCGCCGCTGCTCTCTCCCTGGGCAAGCAGATCCTGGTGGTGGGTGGCGTGGACGCGACGCAGAGCCCCCTTGCCTCCGTTGAGGTCTACCATGTGGATGAGGGCAAGTGGGAGAAGAAGGCGGCGCTGGCTCAGCCCTCCATGGGCATCTCAGCTGTGCAGAGAGGTGAGGGCTGGTGTGAGGCTTGGCTCCACAGCCTGGAGAAGCAGGGATGCCAGGATCAGGGATGCTCAAGTGGGATTTgaatcctgctgctgcttgggatGTAGCACAAGGCTTTCATCCAGCAGCTGAACTTGCCGCTGAATGGCAGGGTcgtgctccagccccagcagccctttTGCAGCCCAAGGCTGGGTGATGCGGGGCCCCTCTGGGCACAGGAGCCATCCCCAGCTGCCCTGCTTGGGAGCCGTGCTGGGGCAGCCACACaccctgctccagcccagctcGACGTGCTGTGCATCAAACATGTTGTGATTCTTGTTCAAAGTTTGCTGAGCAGCCCCCGAGCCTTGCACAGCCTGGCAGCCTGCGTGTCAGGAGCTGGGGTTGGTCCTCACATGTGGTGCCCATCTCTGCTCGCtggctggggatgctgtggCACGGCTCCAGGCTGCAGCGGGCTGGGCAGGGCAGAGGGGGCAGCGGGGCAGTGGTGGGAGCGGGCAGAGGTGTTGGCCGTGccgggagcaggagcaggattTGGCAGCATGACTGAGTTGCCATGGTGTCTCCAGGGAGATGGTACTGCCGAGAATAATTAGAGCCGATGGCCTTGTGCTCCGCTCTGCGCCTGATGGATGGGATGGAGAGGGGGGTGAGAGGGTCTCAGCAGGGTCAGGGCACTGCTGTGCTCAGGCCTGGCTGCATTCATTGTCCCCTGGCCACCCCGGGGTGGCAGCTAGCCATGGGACTCAGCAGCGTCCATGCTGCCTGCCCTGGACGGCATGGGAAGGCTCCCCACCCTGTGACACTGCCCACGGTCACCTCAGCCTCACCACTGCTTCTTTTGCAGATGGGGCCGTCTATGCGCTGGGGGGAATGGGTGCAGACACCTCTCCCCAGGCCCTGGTCCGTGTTTACGAGCCAGCGAAGGACCACTGGCAGCCACTGCCCTCCATGCCCACCCCCTGCTACGGGGCCTCTGTCTTCCTGCAAGGCAACAAGATCTTTGTCTTGGGTAGGTGCTGCTGGGGCAAGCTGAGCATCCCTCCGCGCCCCTGCCCTCTccttctgctgcctccctgggccAGGGAGCGACCTGGTGCACCCCGGGGTGGCTCCATGCTGCCCTCCCACCACAACGCTGCAGCCGACGGGCCCCATCCTGCTTGCTGAGCCCACCAATGGTGCTGGCTTGGGGCACCGACAGCTGCAGCATCTCATCTGTGCACAGGGGGCCGGCAGGGCAAGCTGCCCGTTACCGCCTTTGAGGCCTTCGATCTGGAGACAAGGAGCTGGACGCGCTACCCCAGCATGCCCAGCCGCCGCGCCTTCGCCGCCTGCGCCATGGCTGACGGCATCGTCTTCAGCctgggggggctgcagcagccagggccCCACAACTTCTATTCCCGTCCCCACTTTGTCAACACCGTGGAGATGTTTGATCCTGCACAGGGTGAGTGCCATGTCCCTGGGTGGGGCAGGAGCATCCCCGGCAGGTCCCAGATGCCACCCTGAGGCTCGGTGAGGGGTGTCCATGCCCAAGGGACACAGTTCACCCAGGCTCTGACCATCAGCCCCTTACACCCATGGCGAGTCCTGCCCTACGCTCCCTGGCTGGGGAGTTGTtggcccagggctgtcctgacCTCCGTGTGCGGACAGGACTGCTGGTGGGCAATGCTCACATCTTCTCGTCTCCAGGTGCATGGAGCAAGTCGAGCCGTGCCATCCGCATGAGGGAGAAGAGAGCTGACTTTGTGGCTGGTTGTCTGGGAGGAAGAGTGGTGGCCGTGGGTGGCCTCGGTAATGCCAGGGGTAGGACTGTGGCCGTGTTCCTGTCCCCATTCTTTGTGGCACATCAGTGACCTGCGCGGCAGTGGGGAGGTCGGCTATGTGAAACCACAGGAGTTCTGCGACACTGTCTACAGCTGTGTCCCTCCTGTGCCCCCCAAGTGCTGGAGTGGCCCTACTGCCCTGCCCCACAGGCTGTCCCCACCGAGCCACTCGCCCCTTTCACCCCCCGGCCAGGCTTTCCACAGCTCATGTGCAGCACACCAGGCTcgctcagccctgctgtgcagggctgcagcaccaCATCCCTTTCCCAGGAGAGCTGGGGAAAGGTCAGTGCTGTCACTCAGCCACACGGATGTGGTGGGGAGGGCTACCCAGAGGGCCGGCGCCA from Columba livia isolate bColLiv1 breed racing homer chromosome 10, bColLiv1.pat.W.v2, whole genome shotgun sequence carries:
- the KLHDC8B gene encoding kelch domain-containing protein 8B isoform X2; translation: MAAGAGAFAWAAFPAMPTRRVYCSAVHRDGQLFVLGGCGGGGRALGAAEVLDITAQRWTTLPPLPTPRAGAAALSLGKQILVVGGVDATQSPLASVEVYHVDEGKWEKKAALAQPSMGISAVQRDGAVYALGGMGADTSPQALVRVYEPAKDHWQPLPSMPTPCYGASVFLQGNKIFVLGGRQGKLPVTAFEAFDLETRSWTRYPSMPSRRAFAACAMADGIVFSLGGLQQPGPHNFYSRPHFVNTVEMFDPAQGAWSKSSRAIRMREKRADFVAGCLGGRVVAVGGLGNQSCPLGSAEGFSLSRKKWEPLPPMPTGRCSCSSCLAPSLLFVIGGVAQGPSGAVEALCVREVP
- the KLHDC8B gene encoding kelch domain-containing protein 8B isoform X1 codes for the protein MAAGAGAFAWAAFPAMPTRRVYCSAVHRDGQLFVLGGCGGGGRALGAAEVLDITAQRWTTLPPLPTPRAGAAALSLGKQILVVGGVDATQSPLASVEVYHVDEGKWEKKAALAQPSMGISAVQRDGAVYALGGMGADTSPQALVRVYEPAKDHWQPLPSMPTPCYGASVFLQGNKIFVLGGRQGKLPVTAFEAFDLETRSWTRYPSMPSRRAFAACAMADGIVFSLGGLQQPGPHNFYSRPHFVNTVEMFDPAQGAWSKSSRAIRMREKRADFVAGCLGGRVVAVGGLGNARGNQSCPLGSAEGFSLSRKKWEPLPPMPTGRCSCSSCLAPSLLFVIGGVAQGPSGAVEALCVREVP